TAAAATTGATTCAATGATTGATTTTGTGATTGCCAAATCTTATTTTGGTGGAACTGAATCAACAGGAGAATTAAAAATTATTACTGATATTGATATTAAAATCGAAAATAAAGATGTAATTTTAGTCGACGATATTCTTGATTCAGGAATAACTTTGGCTAAGATTAGAGACCATCTAAAATTAAAAAGTCCTAAATCTTTAAAAGTAATCACTCTCTTTGATAAGAAGTCAAAAAGAAAATATGACATTGATGCTGATGTTTCTGGGTTTGAAGTTCCAGATGCTTTTCTTGTAGGTTATGGTCTTGA
The sequence above is a segment of the Mesomycoplasma flocculare ATCC 27399 genome. Coding sequences within it:
- the hpt gene encoding hypoxanthine phosphoribosyltransferase, which gives rise to MISNSCITKILYNREEIKFRIAEIAEWINRNYANSKEIVFIGVLKGSLIFLTELIQKVKIDSMIDFVIAKSYFGGTESTGELKIITDIDIKIENKDVILVDDILDSGITLAKIRDHLKLKSPKSLKVITLFDKKSKRKYDIDADVSGFEVPDAFLVGYGLDYQDKYRNWPFVAIFDPNKGEK